From Myxococcota bacterium, one genomic window encodes:
- a CDS encoding SCP2 sterol-binding domain-containing protein: MSTVSQVFEEMKQRLTPEKAQKINASYLFDIGGEGGGKWHVDLTKKSDWIVNTPDDAAAQCVISVPKGEDWVSIASGKMNPTMAFMQGKIKVKGDMGLALKLQALLA; the protein is encoded by the coding sequence ATGTCGACGGTATCACAAGTTTTCGAAGAGATGAAACAACGCCTGACCCCGGAAAAAGCACAGAAGATCAATGCGAGCTATTTGTTTGACATTGGTGGTGAAGGCGGTGGCAAGTGGCATGTCGACTTGACCAAAAAGTCTGACTGGATTGTAAATACTCCAGATGACGCTGCTGCGCAGTGTGTCATCAGTGTTCCCAAAGGCGAAGATTGGGTTTCTATTGCTTCAGGTAAGATGAACCCGACCATGGCATTCATGCAGGGCAAAATAAAAGTGAAGGGAGATATGGGCTTAGCCTTGAAACTCCAGGCCCTCCTTGCCTAA
- a CDS encoding peptidoglycan DD-metalloendopeptidase family protein has product MLFICSLGLGLYFVWQEQGLSLKQAELSQNGPSMEVPFGIRLTDKVNPRETLSDALSRQGFSGQQIAELVSVLGEQLNLKAIRAGDVLITEKTVQYAQAAMAYASFELVRQEAHGLPVRYRVDRNEFGRLRAGRIEIPVTQSKTVLSGRISSSLYESIISAGGDPALVNRFSDLFGWQLDFYREAQKGDVFKMIVESRYADGRRVGFGRVLAAEYTNSGRTYRGFRFEAADAQFQGFFDELGASIEKGFLKNPMSLTRITSRYGQRFHPVLMRAKKHNGVDYGAPTGTPFWAIADGVVLEARYSPTAGRMVRIKHRGGYVTEYFHASRIAPGIRPGVMVKQKQVVGYVGTTGRSTGPHLHFGMMLNKQYVDPGRQRFPAGQALPPVLVNRYKAHIKPLIEELKKIEVS; this is encoded by the coding sequence GTGTTATTCATCTGTTCGCTCGGTTTAGGATTGTATTTTGTTTGGCAGGAACAGGGTCTAAGTTTAAAGCAGGCTGAGTTGTCTCAGAATGGTCCATCAATGGAAGTGCCATTTGGGATACGGTTGACTGATAAGGTCAATCCAAGAGAGACATTATCTGATGCATTGTCGCGCCAGGGTTTCTCTGGCCAACAAATTGCTGAATTGGTTAGTGTTTTAGGTGAGCAACTCAATCTAAAAGCCATTCGGGCTGGCGACGTATTGATTACTGAGAAAACTGTTCAATATGCTCAAGCCGCAATGGCCTATGCATCTTTTGAATTAGTCAGGCAGGAAGCTCATGGTCTGCCCGTGCGTTATCGCGTGGACCGTAATGAATTTGGCCGCCTGCGTGCGGGCCGCATTGAAATTCCGGTGACGCAATCCAAGACCGTTTTAAGCGGCCGAATTTCCTCTAGCTTGTATGAAAGTATTATCTCTGCTGGCGGCGATCCGGCCCTGGTAAACCGCTTTTCAGATCTTTTTGGCTGGCAGCTCGATTTCTATCGTGAAGCCCAAAAAGGCGATGTTTTTAAAATGATCGTGGAGAGTCGTTATGCAGACGGCCGGCGTGTGGGTTTCGGGCGTGTGCTCGCAGCGGAATACACCAATTCCGGTAGAACATATCGAGGTTTTCGCTTTGAAGCAGCAGACGCGCAGTTTCAAGGATTTTTTGATGAACTCGGCGCATCCATTGAAAAGGGTTTTTTGAAAAACCCAATGTCTTTGACTCGAATCACTTCGCGCTACGGGCAACGGTTTCATCCGGTGTTAATGCGCGCCAAAAAGCATAATGGCGTTGATTATGGCGCGCCAACTGGTACGCCGTTTTGGGCCATCGCCGATGGTGTGGTGCTTGAAGCCAGGTATTCTCCAACAGCTGGCCGCATGGTGCGCATTAAACACCGTGGTGGCTATGTAACCGAATACTTCCATGCCTCTCGAATCGCACCAGGCATTCGCCCTGGTGTGATGGTGAAGCAAAAGCAAGTTGTAGGATATGTAGGAACGACTGGCAGAAGCACCGGCCCTCACCTTCATTTTGGCATGATGCTGAACAAGCAGTATGTCGATCCAGGTAGGCAGCGCTTCCCGGCAGGTCAGGCTTTGCCACCTGTGTTGGTTAACAGATACAAGGCTCATATTAAGCCTTTGATTGAAGAGCTCAAAAAAATTGAAGTTTCTTGA
- the epmA gene encoding EF-P lysine aminoacylase EpmA, whose translation MKFLERHLAKQAVRRYFDAEGFIEIDSPILIRSNAVEAFIDPIWVGAQELRTSPELYHKRLLARGYKRIYELGHVFRDEAEGRIHLREFSLLEWYRADAELIDLIEDCQKLFFAVAPNLFNRPFEVQSLQELWLQHAKIDLALALSNDNLVEVVLGAGFVLREQADFADAFHHVMMVAIEPCIGLDAPCVVTRWPKEMAALSRLCEDDNRFAERFEIYFRGVELANAFLELTDSLEQRNRFESEQQTRIQLGKKASELDEDFLKDLDSMPPAAGIAVGFDRLMMFACDASNISQICQF comes from the coding sequence TTGAAGTTTCTTGAAAGGCATTTAGCTAAGCAAGCTGTCAGGCGTTATTTTGATGCCGAAGGCTTTATCGAAATAGACTCGCCTATTTTGATAAGATCAAATGCCGTTGAAGCCTTTATTGACCCCATTTGGGTGGGCGCTCAGGAACTCAGAACCAGTCCTGAGCTCTATCACAAACGTTTACTTGCTCGGGGTTATAAGAGGATCTACGAGCTAGGCCATGTCTTCAGAGATGAGGCTGAAGGGCGTATTCACTTGCGCGAGTTTAGCCTGCTGGAATGGTATCGGGCTGATGCTGAACTCATAGATTTGATTGAGGATTGCCAAAAGTTGTTTTTTGCCGTTGCGCCGAATCTGTTTAATCGGCCATTTGAAGTTCAAAGCTTGCAAGAGCTTTGGCTGCAACATGCAAAAATCGATTTGGCGCTGGCGCTTAGTAACGACAACTTGGTTGAGGTTGTCTTGGGCGCTGGATTCGTTTTAAGAGAGCAGGCGGATTTTGCAGATGCTTTCCATCATGTGATGATGGTGGCCATTGAGCCTTGCATTGGTTTAGACGCACCTTGTGTGGTGACACGCTGGCCTAAGGAAATGGCCGCTCTCTCTAGGCTTTGTGAAGATGATAATCGCTTTGCGGAGCGGTTTGAGATTTATTTTCGAGGTGTTGAGCTTGCCAATGCGTTTTTGGAGCTTACTGATTCCCTGGAGCAAAGGAACAGATTTGAGTCAGAACAGCAAACACGTATTCAGCTCGGTAAAAAGGCGTCTGAGTTAGATGAGGATTTTTTGAAAGATCTAGACTCTATGCCGCCTGCAGCAGGTATTGCAGTCGGTTTTGACCGCTTAATGATGTTTGCGTGCGATGCCAGCAACATTTCCCAGATCTGCCAATTTTAA
- a CDS encoding S8 family peptidase has translation MMLVISSLSLPAFSHSNTERIIVRFKQGITPFASDEIHRNLGIKSAKKLSNINSIEVLELPSDISAQNAVKLYKMNPNILYAEPDYHIRVDPVEGATLTRSEVQYAKQWALQNDGQKVGKYVGIQDADINAPESWELTKGDKDVVVGVIDTGIFYTHPNLKDNIWVNPGEIAGNGIDDDNNGFKDDIHGINTVERSGDPLDDNGHGTHCAGVIGASGKADDGTFGVNQKISIAGCKFLDGDGGGRMSDALICLDYFAKLKARKKDPVNLVAVNASWGGGRYSEAMLDAIKKLRDLGVLFIAASGNDRENNDEVDSYPADYKLDNIISVAATNNKDELAYFSNYGKHTVHVGAPGMDILSTYLDDQYKIFSGTSMATPYVTGLVGLLKSKDPSLDWKQLRNLVLTGGTPLDSLKDKTITGRRIRSADSHGIGSLTCVNQRARARILPASDKVSVKVGENVDFFVIDIKCAGVESKPSMAVNMGRTVEFVDRQGTGNYSAVWTADAPGSYTFDLGAGDKVDVEVRD, from the coding sequence ATGATGCTAGTCATTTCTTCTTTGAGCCTACCTGCTTTTTCTCACTCAAATACTGAAAGAATTATCGTTCGATTCAAGCAAGGAATTACACCGTTTGCTTCGGATGAAATCCATAGAAATCTAGGAATAAAATCGGCAAAAAAATTATCCAATATTAATTCAATTGAAGTACTCGAACTGCCCAGCGACATTTCTGCTCAAAATGCCGTGAAGCTATATAAAATGAATCCAAACATTTTATACGCTGAGCCAGATTACCATATCCGTGTTGACCCCGTTGAAGGCGCGACTCTGACGCGCTCGGAAGTGCAATACGCCAAACAATGGGCTTTGCAAAATGATGGCCAAAAGGTCGGCAAATATGTTGGTATACAAGATGCTGATATCAATGCCCCCGAGTCATGGGAGCTCACCAAGGGCGACAAAGATGTGGTGGTAGGTGTTATCGACACAGGTATTTTCTATACTCATCCGAACTTGAAAGATAACATCTGGGTAAACCCAGGCGAAATTGCGGGCAACGGCATTGACGATGATAACAACGGTTTCAAAGACGATATCCATGGTATCAATACCGTGGAACGCTCAGGCGATCCTCTAGATGACAACGGACATGGTACCCACTGTGCGGGCGTTATTGGCGCATCAGGAAAAGCAGATGACGGGACTTTTGGCGTTAATCAGAAAATCTCCATTGCGGGTTGCAAATTTTTAGATGGCGATGGTGGCGGCAGAATGAGTGATGCACTTATTTGCTTGGATTATTTCGCCAAATTAAAAGCTCGCAAAAAAGATCCTGTTAACTTAGTAGCCGTAAACGCTTCCTGGGGCGGCGGTCGTTATTCTGAAGCCATGCTCGATGCCATTAAAAAGCTACGCGATTTAGGCGTCTTGTTTATTGCTGCTTCTGGTAACGATAGAGAAAATAACGATGAAGTTGACAGCTATCCTGCTGATTACAAATTGGACAATATTATATCTGTGGCTGCAACCAACAATAAAGACGAACTTGCTTACTTTTCGAACTATGGCAAACACACCGTCCACGTAGGTGCTCCTGGCATGGATATTTTGAGTACCTATCTTGATGATCAATATAAGATCTTCAGTGGCACTTCGATGGCAACACCTTATGTCACTGGCTTAGTGGGTTTGCTAAAATCTAAAGACCCAAGCTTAGACTGGAAGCAATTACGCAACTTGGTTTTGACTGGTGGAACACCTTTAGATAGTTTGAAAGACAAGACCATCACCGGCCGACGCATTCGTTCAGCCGACAGTCACGGCATCGGATCTTTAACTTGCGTCAATCAACGTGCTCGCGCTCGAATCTTGCCCGCAAGCGATAAAGTTTCCGTGAAAGTTGGTGAAAACGTTGATTTCTTCGTTATCGATATTAAATGCGCTGGCGTTGAATCCAAACCAAGCATGGCTGTCAACATGGGCCGCACAGTCGAGTTTGTTGATCGTCAAGGAACAGGCAACTATTCCGCTGTTTGGACGGCAGATGCGCCCGGTAGCTATACTTTCGACCTTGGTGCAGGCGATAAGGTTGACGTAGAAGTTAGAGACTAA
- a CDS encoding trypsin-like serine protease, whose protein sequence is MDTATSQAAIILGKKCLEDEFPSSVEIWAEAIVDMPPIGTRHISSFLCGGTLVKSNVVVTAAHCLLESSLTRGMGTVQYIRYGIVTDLDLREAKRLKKPSLDIVWAKDWTAHEGYPNEKVEKGLKKGDDIGVLILSEHMKLPVTPWLKHDEKDLLTLEMPAYIVGWGQQNVDTDSQDPATISNKMCAVSNIHELGEFELQIGAGEDTPRKCHGDSGGATYIKVKDGSYRLVGVTSRSYGAIGCAEGGVDTRIDAYDQWLQKQINMI, encoded by the coding sequence ATGGATACGGCCACAAGCCAAGCCGCCATTATTCTTGGTAAAAAGTGCTTGGAAGATGAGTTTCCAAGCTCAGTTGAAATTTGGGCAGAAGCGATCGTTGACATGCCGCCCATCGGCACAAGGCACATCTCAAGCTTTTTATGCGGTGGTACTTTAGTCAAATCGAATGTGGTGGTGACAGCGGCTCACTGCCTTTTAGAATCGTCGCTCACTCGAGGCATGGGTACGGTGCAGTATATTCGCTATGGCATTGTGACCGATCTAGATCTGCGTGAGGCCAAGCGTTTGAAAAAGCCTTCCCTGGATATTGTTTGGGCTAAAGACTGGACAGCGCATGAGGGTTATCCAAATGAGAAAGTTGAAAAAGGCCTTAAAAAAGGCGATGATATTGGCGTTTTAATTTTATCAGAGCACATGAAATTGCCCGTTACGCCTTGGCTAAAGCATGATGAGAAAGATTTGCTGACCTTGGAAATGCCTGCCTACATCGTTGGCTGGGGCCAGCAAAATGTAGACACCGATAGCCAAGACCCTGCCACAATATCAAATAAGATGTGTGCGGTGAGCAACATCCATGAACTGGGCGAATTTGAACTGCAGATTGGTGCGGGGGAAGATACACCTAGAAAATGTCATGGTGATTCAGGTGGTGCGACCTACATTAAGGTTAAAGACGGCAGCTATCGGTTGGTTGGCGTAACATCGCGATCTTACGGGGCAATTGGCTGTGCCGAAGGTGGCGTTGATACTCGAATTGACGCTTACGACCAATGGCTTCAGAAACAAATTAATATGATATAA
- a CDS encoding SPFH domain-containing protein, with amino-acid sequence MIEFWPLYVAAFVVCFILLPLTFFTVRQQKSSAIERFGRFVRFAGPGLNVKIPLIENIARTIDLRIQQMVVEVETKTKDNVFVRVHIAVQYFVLQSRLVDAFYKLSDPGSQIESHVLDIVRGQVPKMDLDHVFENKDSIAIAVKEELTESMTEFGYGIQTTLVTEIDPDQKVKSAMNDINAAQRERIAANERGEAERILVVKRAEGDAQSKALQGQGIANQRKAIIEGLQQSVDIFQKAIPGTTADDVMKLVLMIQYLDTLKDIGSSGKSSTVFLPHSPGGLTDLMQQISTAVMSANKVA; translated from the coding sequence ATGATTGAATTCTGGCCATTATACGTTGCCGCATTTGTTGTTTGTTTTATTCTTCTTCCGCTTACTTTCTTCACCGTCCGCCAGCAAAAATCCTCTGCGATTGAGCGTTTCGGCCGTTTTGTTCGATTCGCTGGCCCAGGCTTGAACGTCAAAATTCCTTTAATCGAGAACATCGCTCGCACCATCGATTTGCGGATCCAGCAGATGGTCGTAGAAGTTGAAACCAAGACCAAAGACAACGTATTTGTACGCGTTCACATTGCGGTTCAGTACTTTGTCCTGCAAAGCCGTTTGGTTGATGCTTTCTATAAGCTCAGCGATCCGGGCTCTCAGATTGAATCCCACGTGCTGGATATCGTTCGCGGCCAGGTGCCGAAAATGGATCTGGACCATGTTTTTGAAAATAAAGATTCCATCGCGATTGCCGTCAAGGAAGAGTTAACTGAATCCATGACGGAATTCGGCTATGGCATTCAAACAACCTTGGTGACAGAAATTGATCCGGATCAAAAAGTGAAATCCGCCATGAACGATATTAATGCGGCTCAACGCGAGCGTATCGCAGCCAACGAACGCGGCGAAGCAGAGCGTATTTTGGTTGTTAAACGCGCCGAAGGCGATGCGCAAAGCAAAGCGCTACAAGGTCAAGGCATTGCGAATCAACGAAAGGCGATTATCGAAGGCTTGCAGCAGTCCGTTGATATTTTCCAAAAAGCCATACCAGGAACCACTGCAGATGATGTGATGAAACTGGTGTTGATGATCCAATATCTTGATACGCTCAAAGACATCGGCTCCAGCGGAAAGTCGAGTACGGTATTTTTGCCGCACTCCCCAGGCGGCCTCACCGATTTGATGCAACAAATTAGCACGGCAGTGATGTCTGCGAACAAGGTCGCATGA
- a CDS encoding GMC family oxidoreductase, whose amino-acid sequence MRFADHPSHFPEGSIVDGGALFKPHQDSADYVIIGSGAAGGTAAQMLSSAGFSVIILEEGRWVQTKDFGVDVFPAMKTLFRDTGGQVANGRAVFPVIQGRCVGGSTTVNSAIAWRAPEAVFDEWERDFGLKGILSSKQLEPHFDALDKALTVTPVGENLGKHNSLFGLAADKLDFGAQRIRRYDSGCDATASCLTGCRSGKKMTMNITFIPESLKNGARIYTSTKALRITKDRVVEATNLRVHAKRGVIVAASAIQTPGILRRSGVKLAALGNHFQVHPGSSIIGRFDHDISMQTGATQGYNSTHFVQSHGFKLEALSLPPELLAARLPYVGQRLVDALMDYKKILNWAVIVKAKAKGSVKSVFGKDFIRYTPALEDMRAMRDGYKKLSEMMFAVGAKEVWPCVHGMPPLKSSDDLRHWDTASLDPRHYSMMASHLFGTARMGPNPTTSVVNTNFEVHGCPGVYVLDSSIFPTNLGVNPQHTIMAVARLGATHLLSSRT is encoded by the coding sequence ATGAGGTTCGCAGACCACCCATCCCACTTCCCGGAAGGCAGTATTGTGGATGGAGGCGCGCTGTTTAAACCCCATCAAGATAGTGCTGACTATGTAATTATTGGCTCAGGCGCGGCGGGTGGTACGGCCGCTCAGATGCTGTCTAGCGCTGGCTTTTCCGTCATTATTTTGGAAGAAGGTCGCTGGGTCCAGACCAAAGATTTTGGCGTCGATGTTTTTCCGGCTATGAAAACGCTGTTTCGAGACACTGGCGGTCAAGTTGCCAACGGCCGAGCGGTATTTCCAGTCATCCAAGGCAGATGTGTAGGCGGCAGCACCACGGTGAACTCAGCCATCGCTTGGCGAGCACCAGAAGCGGTTTTCGATGAATGGGAACGAGATTTCGGGCTCAAAGGCATTTTGAGTTCCAAGCAACTTGAGCCACATTTTGATGCATTAGATAAAGCGCTCACGGTGACCCCTGTCGGCGAAAATCTGGGTAAACATAATAGTCTGTTCGGCCTCGCGGCCGACAAGCTTGATTTCGGTGCGCAACGCATCAGACGTTACGACTCAGGCTGTGATGCAACCGCGAGCTGCCTAACCGGCTGTCGCAGCGGCAAAAAAATGACCATGAACATCACGTTCATTCCTGAGTCACTGAAAAATGGCGCCCGCATTTATACTTCTACCAAAGCGCTTCGAATCACCAAAGACCGCGTGGTCGAAGCGACAAACTTACGCGTTCACGCAAAACGTGGCGTGATCGTAGCGGCTAGTGCCATTCAAACGCCTGGCATATTAAGGCGCAGTGGCGTTAAACTCGCAGCTTTAGGCAATCACTTTCAGGTACATCCCGGAAGCTCGATCATTGGTCGTTTTGACCATGATATCTCCATGCAAACCGGTGCAACTCAGGGGTATAACAGCACTCATTTTGTTCAGAGCCACGGATTTAAACTCGAAGCGCTGTCCCTGCCTCCCGAGTTGCTGGCTGCCCGCCTACCCTACGTCGGCCAGAGATTGGTCGATGCCCTGATGGATTATAAAAAGATTCTCAACTGGGCAGTGATCGTGAAAGCAAAGGCCAAAGGCAGCGTCAAAAGCGTGTTTGGCAAGGACTTTATTCGATACACACCGGCGCTCGAAGATATGCGTGCCATGCGAGATGGCTATAAAAAGCTAAGTGAAATGATGTTTGCTGTGGGCGCCAAAGAAGTCTGGCCCTGCGTGCATGGCATGCCACCTCTCAAATCATCAGACGATCTTCGCCATTGGGACACGGCATCCTTAGATCCAAGGCATTATAGCATGATGGCTTCACACCTATTCGGCACCGCCCGAATGGGGCCGAATCCTACAACAAGTGTTGTGAATACCAACTTCGAAGTACACGGCTGTCCGGGCGTCTACGTGCTGGATAGCAGCATCTTTCCGACCAACTTGGGCGTGAATCCTCAACACACCATCATGGCCGTAGCGCGATTAGGCGCAACTCACCTACTGTCATCCCGCACTTGA
- a CDS encoding aldehyde dehydrogenase family protein, whose protein sequence is MNLHQKLLNAKHSQPSFEALGFQSRAILLKKAGFEMLRRHQEVAQLLHEEAYKIYPEILLSEAIGPLQFIKDWIKVARPFLKTQRVPISALAFPGKKAWRTQVPRGVVGIITPFNYPFGNFFKPVFAALLSGNAVIIKPSEYTPNTADWFVEIMNQFLPAGVLSLHHGGGAAGEELILSGIDAITFTGSFQTGQKVALLAAQKMIPCSFELGGKDAAVVLADCDLDRTVAGILHWAFHNAGQSCGAVDRVYVEDAIADVFIARLTAAAHRLQGQVSKVVPPHHPAFLSELIEDAINKGATCHPGLEPGSSPLHNAGSRVKPGMTVILDRCDHSMRIMREPTFGPLLPIMRVQSAAQAISLVNDNDYGLNASVWSRNIKKATAIAERFQVGTAYVNNHSFTGAVPAAPWTGTKQSGYGIANSEFSLAHYTRPRTLVIDRKKTADAWWFPMNRLAARLGECLAKAQLGDLKAAIQIPMLIFRRQREVLAFVKPKKTLFAFEAAWGQAATEALFFAPEKNSEFTTVGSAESQAFVDDMHASMTFPGNFGLRASLWLIGLSPLWKFRALKTLGGVTIEKRAAILEELFQSNSYLQRQLALMIKMNGTFLHTSTTRVHQILANKK, encoded by the coding sequence ATGAATCTGCATCAGAAGCTGCTTAACGCGAAGCACTCGCAGCCTTCTTTCGAAGCTCTAGGCTTTCAGTCTAGGGCTATTCTTTTAAAGAAAGCAGGTTTTGAGATGCTCAGGCGCCACCAAGAAGTGGCGCAGCTTCTTCATGAAGAAGCCTATAAAATCTACCCAGAAATACTGTTATCGGAAGCCATCGGCCCACTCCAGTTTATTAAAGATTGGATTAAGGTGGCGAGGCCTTTCTTGAAAACGCAGCGCGTGCCGATATCTGCCCTTGCCTTTCCAGGCAAAAAAGCTTGGCGCACGCAGGTGCCTAGAGGCGTGGTTGGCATCATTACGCCATTTAATTACCCTTTCGGCAACTTCTTCAAACCTGTGTTTGCGGCTTTACTTTCTGGCAATGCAGTGATTATTAAGCCGAGCGAATATACGCCGAACACAGCCGATTGGTTTGTTGAGATCATGAATCAGTTTTTGCCAGCGGGTGTTTTAAGCCTGCACCACGGAGGCGGTGCGGCTGGCGAAGAGCTGATCTTATCAGGCATCGACGCAATCACTTTCACGGGATCATTTCAAACTGGTCAGAAAGTGGCGCTTTTGGCCGCACAAAAAATGATCCCGTGTAGCTTTGAGTTGGGTGGCAAAGATGCGGCTGTGGTTTTGGCTGATTGCGATTTGGACCGAACGGTTGCCGGCATCTTGCATTGGGCATTTCATAATGCGGGGCAGTCATGTGGGGCGGTTGATCGGGTTTATGTGGAAGATGCGATCGCGGATGTGTTTATTGCGCGGTTAACAGCGGCTGCCCATAGACTTCAAGGTCAGGTGTCAAAAGTTGTGCCACCGCATCACCCAGCTTTTCTTTCCGAGTTAATAGAAGATGCGATCAATAAGGGCGCCACTTGCCATCCCGGCCTCGAGCCGGGATCCAGCCCCCTGCACAACGCTGGATCCCGGGTCAAGCCCGGGATGACGGTGATCTTAGATCGCTGCGATCACAGCATGCGCATTATGCGTGAGCCGACTTTTGGCCCCTTACTGCCCATCATGCGGGTGCAAAGCGCGGCGCAGGCTATCTCTCTGGTGAATGATAACGACTATGGCTTAAACGCCTCTGTCTGGTCACGCAACATCAAAAAAGCTACCGCCATCGCCGAGCGATTCCAAGTCGGCACCGCCTACGTCAACAACCACTCCTTCACTGGAGCTGTCCCAGCCGCACCTTGGACGGGTACCAAACAAAGCGGCTACGGCATCGCCAACAGCGAGTTCTCCCTCGCCCACTACACGCGGCCAAGAACATTGGTCATCGATCGCAAAAAGACCGCTGACGCCTGGTGGTTTCCCATGAACCGACTCGCAGCCAGACTCGGCGAATGCTTGGCCAAAGCCCAGCTGGGTGATCTCAAAGCAGCCATTCAAATCCCAATGCTGATTTTCAGACGCCAGCGTGAAGTCCTCGCATTTGTTAAGCCAAAAAAAACACTGTTTGCCTTTGAAGCAGCCTGGGGCCAAGCAGCAACCGAAGCTTTATTTTTTGCGCCCGAAAAAAATAGCGAATTCACCACGGTAGGTAGCGCCGAATCGCAAGCATTTGTAGACGACATGCATGCCAGCATGACTTTCCCCGGCAACTTTGGACTCAGAGCTTCGCTTTGGTTGATCGGACTATCACCCCTGTGGAAGTTCAGAGCTTTAAAGACTTTAGGCGGCGTAACCATCGAAAAGCGGGCAGCGATCTTAGAAGAACTCTTCCAAAGCAACTCTTACCTACAGAGGCAATTGGCCCTGATGATCAAAATGAATGGCACTTTCTTGCATACCAGTACCACCAGAGTTCACCAAATTTTGGCAAACAAGAAATGA
- the rplI gene encoding 50S ribosomal protein L9, which yields MATHLNVILARDVQHLGHLGEIVRVRPGFARNYLFPKLLALPVSASRLSQLEHQKRLIEHQRQRLKVQSEGLKGTLAQTQITLTVKAGDQGKLFGSIGTRDIEKALNEQGFSITHRDIKLENPIKTIGLHNIEVRLEADVKATVHVVVVPEVAQDTSPVATHESASEAA from the coding sequence ATGGCTACGCATCTTAATGTAATTTTAGCACGCGATGTCCAACACCTTGGACACCTTGGTGAAATCGTTCGAGTGAGACCAGGTTTTGCTCGCAACTACCTTTTCCCAAAACTTCTCGCTTTGCCTGTTTCAGCTTCGCGCCTTAGCCAGCTAGAACATCAAAAGCGTTTAATCGAACATCAACGACAAAGATTGAAAGTTCAATCCGAAGGCCTCAAAGGCACTTTGGCTCAAACTCAAATCACTTTGACCGTCAAAGCTGGCGATCAAGGCAAGTTGTTTGGTTCAATCGGTACCAGAGACATTGAAAAAGCTTTGAATGAACAAGGTTTTTCGATCACGCACCGAGATATCAAACTAGAAAACCCTATTAAAACCATCGGTCTTCATAACATTGAAGTTCGTTTGGAAGCAGATGTCAAAGCGACCGTTCATGTGGTGGTCGTTCCCGAAGTAGCCCAGGATACCTCTCCAGTAGCTACCCATGAATCTGCATCAGAAGCTGCTTAA
- the rpsF gene encoding 30S ribosomal protein S6 yields the protein MREYESIYVLNPEMTDSAAKDFMLKMKDLVTREGGKNIKVDCWGRRKLAWERGKHQRGIYVHHNYLGLPGLVTEFERTLAIEEAVILRQSILLAKDVDASTREEQADQLEVPVVRERKEPQRYASDMDRFDEGMMDAGMEGNFDEMQEF from the coding sequence ATGCGCGAATACGAAAGCATCTACGTTTTAAATCCAGAAATGACCGATTCAGCGGCCAAGGATTTCATGCTCAAAATGAAAGACCTGGTTACCCGTGAGGGCGGCAAGAACATTAAAGTTGATTGTTGGGGTCGACGCAAGCTGGCATGGGAACGTGGAAAGCATCAGCGCGGTATCTATGTCCACCACAATTACTTAGGCCTTCCAGGTCTGGTAACTGAGTTTGAAAGAACCTTGGCAATCGAAGAAGCTGTTATCTTGCGTCAAAGTATTTTGCTCGCCAAAGATGTTGATGCTTCAACTCGTGAAGAGCAAGCAGATCAACTCGAAGTGCCAGTCGTTAGAGAACGCAAAGAGCCACAACGCTATGCGTCCGATATGGATCGCTTCGATGAAGGCATGATGGATGCTGGCATGGAAGGCAATTTCGACGAAATGCAGGAGTTTTAA